A region from the Rhodopirellula bahusiensis genome encodes:
- a CDS encoding serine/threonine protein kinase, giving the protein MMLSLSSTDIQLPSPRPQGLAKYSDLTEMARGGNGVLYVAHDQIVGRTVVIKMLLPEYRLDRGYRRRLLREARVTAQLEHPGTVPVHEIGEDEEFGIYYVMKRISGENFFSVLRQFAKGDEKVTAAFPLHRRIEIIRDTCQTLVFAHASGVIHRDVKPENIWVGNFGEVTLLDWGAAKVWGESVMDDGRYMTSPVRRRVVEDEQADEPKAVNHQAEYEKMPTLTPANQLLGTPTYMSPEQISNRDIDERSDVFSTGVCLYEAMAIAEPFRGKDQEETFDNICMRQPTPPSERSPKQQIPKEADQIVLKAIAKQTASRYQTMRDLITDLDELLLIVRQGDSD; this is encoded by the coding sequence ATGATGCTTTCACTTTCCAGCACCGACATCCAGCTTCCTTCTCCGCGACCGCAGGGGTTGGCCAAATACAGCGATCTGACCGAGATGGCTCGTGGTGGCAACGGAGTGTTGTATGTGGCCCACGACCAAATCGTTGGGCGGACCGTAGTGATCAAGATGCTGCTGCCGGAGTATCGGCTGGACCGTGGGTATCGCCGTCGTCTGCTCCGTGAAGCACGGGTGACGGCACAATTGGAACACCCGGGGACGGTCCCGGTGCACGAGATTGGCGAAGACGAAGAGTTCGGAATCTACTACGTGATGAAGCGAATTTCCGGAGAGAATTTCTTCTCCGTGTTACGACAATTCGCAAAAGGTGACGAGAAGGTGACCGCGGCGTTCCCGCTGCATCGGCGAATCGAAATCATCCGGGACACCTGCCAAACCTTGGTGTTTGCACACGCATCGGGTGTAATCCACCGCGATGTCAAACCGGAAAACATTTGGGTGGGCAACTTTGGTGAAGTCACTCTGTTGGACTGGGGGGCGGCCAAGGTTTGGGGCGAATCGGTGATGGATGATGGCCGGTACATGACGTCACCGGTGCGACGAAGGGTGGTCGAGGATGAGCAGGCTGATGAACCGAAGGCAGTCAACCATCAAGCGGAGTACGAGAAGATGCCGACCTTGACGCCCGCGAATCAGTTGCTTGGAACACCGACCTACATGTCGCCTGAACAGATTTCCAACCGAGACATCGACGAACGAAGCGATGTGTTTTCGACGGGAGTGTGTTTGTACGAAGCGATGGCGATCGCGGAGCCATTTCGAGGCAAAGACCAAGAGGAAACGTTTGACAACATCTGCATGCGTCAGCCAACTCCGCCAAGCGAACGCTCCCCCAAGCAACAGATCCCCAAGGAAGCCGATCAAATCGTTTTGAAAGCGATCGCCAAACAAACGGCGAGTCGCTATCAAACGATGCGAGACCTAATCACTGACTTGGATGAATTGCTGCTGATCGTTCGCCAAGGAGACTCCGATTGA
- a CDS encoding CerR family C-terminal domain-containing protein, producing the protein MACRPTTAESHVTTSERLIEAATAEFADKGLKDANLRDICALADVNLNAVRYHFGGKEALYVAAVKHAHRSVMGDIRPPSDESTSPEDRLREIISMLLNLALGQQRPLTAEHKLMHREFSDPTEATVQVARAFAKPMFMALRSAISEMLPADTSAIERNMLTTSVIGQCMHFKFGRQIDELIIPKSEFRKFTMKRLTDHIYRVTLAAIRDYSA; encoded by the coding sequence ATGGCATGTCGCCCTACCACAGCAGAATCTCACGTGACCACCAGCGAACGTCTCATCGAAGCCGCCACCGCCGAATTTGCCGACAAGGGGCTGAAGGATGCCAATCTGCGTGACATCTGTGCCTTGGCGGACGTCAACTTGAACGCGGTCCGCTACCACTTCGGCGGAAAAGAAGCGTTATACGTCGCAGCGGTGAAGCACGCCCATCGTTCTGTGATGGGTGACATTCGACCTCCATCGGACGAGTCAACGTCACCGGAAGATCGGTTGCGCGAGATCATCTCAATGCTGTTGAACTTGGCACTTGGTCAACAAAGACCGCTGACAGCGGAACACAAATTGATGCATCGGGAGTTTTCCGATCCCACTGAAGCGACGGTGCAAGTCGCTCGGGCATTCGCCAAGCCGATGTTCATGGCGCTCCGATCCGCGATCAGCGAAATGCTTCCGGCGGATACTTCGGCCATCGAACGCAACATGCTGACGACCAGCGTGATCGGGCAATGCATGCACTTCAAATTCGGTCGCCAGATCGACGAGCTGATCATTCCGAAAAGCGAATTTCGCAAGTTCACGATGAAGCGATTGACCGACCACATCTACCGAGTCACGCTAGCAGCGATCCGTGACTATTCCGCCTGA
- a CDS encoding HAD-IC family P-type ATPase, whose protein sequence is MSTMASNPPVPKPSQSLVPHAQTDTEIRERLATSTELGLSHKEATRRLEQYGPNSIQTIGSVRWYEVLWRQFTDILILILVAAGLVSFLVGEPSDAIAIFAIVLLNGVLGFVQDWKAERSLSALREMLAPRCHVIRDGDELEIDATNVVPGDLVQIETGDRVPADLRVTRCMNLELDESALTGESVSSQKSTDPIDADSELADRTNMAWMGTAATGGRGLGIVVAT, encoded by the coding sequence ATGAGCACGATGGCCTCGAACCCGCCCGTTCCAAAGCCGAGCCAATCATTGGTTCCGCACGCTCAAACGGATACCGAAATACGCGAGCGGTTGGCAACGTCGACTGAACTTGGGTTGAGTCACAAGGAGGCAACGCGGCGATTGGAACAATACGGACCAAATTCCATTCAGACGATCGGTTCCGTCCGCTGGTACGAGGTGCTGTGGCGTCAGTTCACCGATATCCTGATTTTGATCCTGGTCGCCGCGGGCCTGGTTTCTTTTCTGGTCGGCGAACCTTCCGATGCAATTGCAATTTTCGCGATCGTGCTACTCAACGGCGTTCTTGGATTTGTACAGGATTGGAAGGCCGAGCGTTCCCTTTCGGCTCTTCGCGAAATGCTTGCACCACGATGCCATGTGATTCGCGATGGCGATGAATTGGAAATCGACGCGACGAACGTTGTGCCCGGGGACTTGGTGCAGATCGAAACCGGCGACCGAGTGCCAGCGGACTTGCGTGTGACGCGTTGCATGAATTTGGAACTTGACGAGTCCGCTTTGACTGGCGAGTCCGTTTCGTCGCAGAAATCAACGGATCCCATTGACGCTGACTCGGAGCTGGCGGATCGAACCAACATGGCCTGGATGGGGACCGCGGCAACCGGAGGACGTGGTCTGGGAATCGTCGTGGCGACCTGA
- a CDS encoding AAA family ATPase, producing MTKHPLHIVTGAAGVGKTTFGRELASKLSGVLLDSDTVTEPVVRAGLAAAGLEPTDRDSPEYKRLFRNAVYECLYQTASDNLDHISVVVVGPFTRELGDSSWPKQIFERFGVEPTIWFLTCDDEVRRQRIKSRGNPRDQAKLIDWSRHVSDAPPAKPAFQTRNVET from the coding sequence ATGACCAAGCATCCACTTCACATCGTTACCGGGGCGGCCGGGGTTGGTAAGACCACCTTCGGCAGAGAATTGGCGAGCAAGTTGTCCGGAGTCCTGCTGGACAGTGATACTGTCACGGAACCGGTTGTTCGAGCCGGACTGGCCGCTGCTGGATTGGAACCGACTGACCGCGACAGTCCGGAATACAAGCGACTTTTTCGCAACGCTGTTTATGAATGCCTGTATCAGACGGCCAGCGACAACTTGGATCACATCAGCGTCGTGGTCGTGGGGCCGTTCACTCGTGAGCTCGGTGATTCCAGTTGGCCCAAACAGATCTTCGAGCGTTTTGGCGTGGAGCCAACTATTTGGTTTCTCACCTGTGATGACGAAGTGCGGCGTCAACGCATCAAAAGTCGGGGCAACCCGAGAGACCAAGCGAAGCTAATCGATTGGTCTCGCCACGTCTCCGATGCCCCACCCGCCAAGCCAGCGTTTCAGACGAGAAATGTCGAAACCTGA
- a CDS encoding dihydroorotate dehydrogenase-like protein → MTSRLNTQFGGLSLRSPVIVGASPLSMNENTRLEMQQSGAGAIVLPSLFEEQVIDWSWNNGRKLTVRERGILEQSDRTKHHWACPDADSYLALVNRASSLQDIPIIASLNGYTAGGWMDFAGELEEAGAGAIELNVHHSRAREYVSSAEIEMTILDAIRDINSAITVPLFVKLGSNFTSLPHIARQLLSGAQGMVLHGRAPKVDICLDTLRLASRWRITGADEELDSLDTLMQVHSHCPAMSLAASGGVGNADQLTKVLLAGADVAMVTSAIYREGAGVIQTMLEGLVSFMEKHEMQTLRDLQMQRPLEFTSDEERTAYIAALTAHLREGKPSSASI, encoded by the coding sequence ATGACATCTCGTCTCAACACTCAATTCGGCGGACTCTCGTTGAGGTCGCCGGTGATCGTCGGTGCTTCGCCCTTGTCGATGAATGAGAACACACGGTTGGAGATGCAGCAATCTGGTGCGGGGGCGATCGTGCTGCCATCGTTGTTTGAAGAGCAGGTGATCGATTGGAGCTGGAACAATGGGCGAAAGCTCACGGTTCGCGAGCGGGGCATTCTGGAACAGTCGGATCGAACGAAACATCACTGGGCGTGCCCAGATGCGGATTCGTATTTGGCACTGGTCAATCGAGCCAGCTCATTGCAAGACATCCCGATCATTGCCAGTCTGAACGGATACACGGCGGGTGGCTGGATGGATTTCGCGGGTGAGTTGGAGGAAGCCGGAGCCGGAGCGATCGAACTGAACGTGCACCATTCACGGGCTCGGGAGTATGTCAGTTCAGCCGAAATCGAGATGACCATTTTGGATGCGATCCGCGACATCAATTCTGCGATCACGGTTCCGTTGTTTGTGAAGCTGGGCAGCAACTTCACGAGCCTGCCGCACATTGCTCGTCAACTGTTGTCCGGTGCTCAGGGAATGGTGCTGCACGGTCGCGCACCCAAAGTCGATATCTGCTTGGACACGTTGAGGTTGGCTAGTCGCTGGCGAATCACGGGAGCGGATGAAGAACTCGATTCGCTTGACACTTTGATGCAGGTTCACAGCCATTGCCCCGCGATGTCGCTGGCGGCTAGCGGCGGAGTTGGCAACGCCGATCAATTGACCAAGGTGCTGCTGGCTGGGGCGGATGTTGCGATGGTCACTTCGGCGATCTATCGAGAAGGCGCAGGAGTGATTCAAACGATGCTCGAGGGGTTGGTATCGTTCATGGAAAAGCACGAGATGCAAACACTGCGAGATCTCCAAATGCAGCGCCCGCTCGAATTCACCAGCGACGAAGAGCGAACGGCCTACATCGCCGCCCTGACCGCTCACCTGCGTGAAGGCAAACCGAGTTCGGCGAGCATTTGA
- a CDS encoding bifunctional aminoglycoside phosphotransferase/ATP-binding protein encodes MDKLVAALKEPEAYPHPVNGPIVVHETHISFVFLAGEFAYKIKKPLKTDFLDYSTLEKRHRFCEEELRLDRRFADDLYVRVVPITLSDGVVAVRGQGDAIEYAVQMRRFPETALLSHRIEHGNLTNSEVFQLADSVAGFHRDAVVCHSGVAQEWPAFLVRNIRQIFDAIEKHTDIDQSGTVEALHDWTHDFLCLNTHRLTNRINAGFIRACHGDLHADNVVYWRNKLVPFDGIEFNDHLRWIDVLSDAAFLAMDLSARGRHDLCRSFLNAYLERTGDYESLGLLRFFLTYRALVRALTASMRGDDEDVSEHLDLAYRFTQQETPRLWITHGVSGSGKTTLSEAVVQRHDAIRLRSDVERKRLFGLSRTDRPGPDQIATVYEGDASEKTYRRLAELARQVLSSGYSVIVDATFLKRFQRGRFHEVAMRAGVPFGILDCHTDVQTLRQRVSDRWARNEDASDADLTVLGHQLAYHEPLSESERALVVNVPDVVEMAEVF; translated from the coding sequence ATGGACAAGCTGGTTGCTGCTCTGAAGGAACCGGAGGCGTACCCTCACCCGGTGAACGGTCCCATTGTGGTTCACGAAACGCATATCTCGTTCGTGTTTTTGGCGGGTGAGTTTGCATACAAGATCAAGAAGCCTCTGAAGACAGATTTTTTGGACTACAGCACTTTGGAGAAGCGGCATCGCTTCTGTGAAGAGGAACTGCGGTTGGATCGGCGATTCGCGGATGATCTTTATGTTCGTGTCGTTCCCATCACCTTGTCAGACGGAGTCGTGGCGGTGCGGGGGCAGGGAGATGCAATCGAGTATGCCGTGCAGATGAGGCGATTTCCCGAGACCGCGTTGCTGAGTCACCGAATTGAACACGGGAACTTGACGAACAGCGAAGTTTTTCAGCTCGCGGATTCGGTTGCCGGATTTCACCGTGACGCTGTCGTTTGTCATTCAGGTGTTGCCCAAGAATGGCCTGCGTTTTTGGTGCGGAACATCCGCCAGATTTTTGATGCGATCGAGAAGCATACTGATATTGATCAGTCTGGCACTGTTGAGGCACTGCACGATTGGACGCACGATTTTTTGTGTCTGAATACGCATCGGCTTACCAATCGAATCAACGCGGGATTCATCCGCGCCTGTCACGGCGATCTGCATGCGGACAATGTGGTGTACTGGCGAAACAAGCTGGTTCCCTTTGATGGCATCGAATTCAATGATCATTTGCGGTGGATCGATGTTTTGAGTGACGCCGCTTTCTTGGCGATGGATTTGTCCGCGCGTGGCCGCCATGATCTATGTCGATCGTTTCTCAACGCCTACCTGGAGCGGACGGGAGACTATGAATCGTTGGGTCTGTTGAGGTTCTTTCTGACGTATCGGGCCTTGGTTCGGGCTCTGACTGCCTCGATGCGTGGTGACGATGAAGACGTGAGCGAACATCTTGATCTTGCCTATCGATTCACACAGCAAGAAACCCCGCGACTTTGGATCACCCACGGTGTCAGCGGCAGTGGGAAAACGACTTTGAGCGAAGCAGTCGTTCAACGACACGATGCCATTCGACTGCGAAGCGACGTGGAACGGAAGAGATTGTTTGGGCTGTCACGTACCGATCGTCCTGGTCCCGATCAGATCGCGACGGTGTACGAGGGCGACGCTAGCGAGAAGACCTATCGGCGACTGGCAGAATTGGCGAGGCAAGTCCTGTCGAGCGGGTACAGCGTGATTGTGGACGCGACGTTTCTGAAGCGATTCCAACGCGGCCGATTTCACGAGGTCGCGATGCGAGCTGGTGTTCCGTTTGGAATCTTGGATTGTCACACCGACGTTCAAACGCTGCGACAACGAGTTTCGGACCGCTGGGCGCGAAACGAAGATGCTTCCGATGCGGACCTGACCGTTCTGGGGCATCAGCTTGCGTATCACGAACCACTTTCGGAATCGGAGCGAGCTCTGGTGGTGAACGTTCCAGACGTGGTTGAGATGGCAGAAGTCTTCTGA
- a CDS encoding universal stress protein — translation MKKILLTIDGSDASLEAARFMVQLNFRQPVEIVVATVIHEPPSQKSFLVDGWSKAWLLRKREQANRSFEEVQAIFGDLDVQFQQVVREGHPGETIVSLAKELQPDLVVVGAKGHSAVERILLGSTSDYVATHVPGSVLVVRQSDDAGRPERLRIAIGCDPSQQTETALDEFMRLGWAGEADVRVLSVTDRSVVDDFSEDEVSRRCLENAFEKLNAVAPSSRGMVIHCDHVGDGLVDYVDSNQVDLVIVGETPRGGFERMLLGSTTRFVLRHASSSVLIARRRRSEDAQDESVSEQTASV, via the coding sequence ATGAAGAAGATCTTGCTCACGATCGATGGTTCTGACGCCTCGCTGGAAGCTGCACGGTTCATGGTGCAGCTCAATTTTCGACAGCCTGTCGAGATTGTGGTGGCGACGGTGATCCATGAACCGCCATCGCAAAAGAGCTTTCTGGTGGATGGCTGGAGCAAAGCCTGGTTGCTGCGAAAGCGTGAACAAGCAAACCGATCTTTCGAAGAAGTCCAGGCGATCTTCGGTGACTTGGATGTCCAATTTCAGCAAGTTGTTCGTGAGGGACACCCTGGCGAAACGATCGTGTCGCTAGCGAAGGAGCTTCAGCCAGATTTGGTGGTGGTTGGAGCGAAAGGGCATTCGGCAGTCGAACGAATTTTACTAGGCAGCACCAGCGACTACGTGGCGACTCATGTCCCCGGCAGCGTGCTGGTCGTCAGGCAAAGCGACGATGCCGGTCGTCCTGAACGCCTTCGTATCGCGATTGGTTGCGACCCCAGTCAGCAGACTGAAACGGCGTTGGATGAGTTCATGCGACTTGGCTGGGCCGGAGAGGCCGATGTGCGAGTCCTCTCTGTGACAGACCGATCAGTCGTGGACGATTTTTCCGAAGACGAAGTTTCGAGAAGGTGTCTCGAGAATGCGTTCGAAAAGTTGAATGCGGTTGCGCCGTCTTCGCGAGGAATGGTCATTCACTGCGACCATGTCGGGGATGGTTTGGTCGACTATGTCGATTCGAACCAAGTCGACTTGGTGATCGTTGGCGAGACGCCACGCGGCGGATTCGAACGCATGTTGCTGGGTAGCACCACCCGCTTTGTGCTCCGCCATGCATCATCGAGTGTGTTGATAGCCCGCCGCCGTCGAAGCGAAGACGCGCAAGACGAATCCGTTTCCGAGCAAACCGCCTCCGTGTGA